Proteins found in one Sphingomonas sp. SORGH_AS_0879 genomic segment:
- a CDS encoding transposase, producing the protein MSDSLCGQEGMVMVEQRSLVEALMDPRLGSNAKLSGIERLIDWSRLEPLVSPLRQGRTGRPPYAPLAMVKALYLQALYDLSDPGLEEALLDRLSFRRFCGFALDGGTPDETTLCRLT; encoded by the coding sequence TTGAGTGATTCACTGTGCGGGCAGGAGGGCATGGTGATGGTCGAGCAGCGATCGCTGGTGGAAGCGTTGATGGATCCGCGCTTGGGATCGAATGCGAAGCTGTCGGGGATCGAGCGGCTGATCGACTGGAGCCGGCTGGAGCCGCTGGTGTCGCCGCTGCGGCAGGGTCGGACGGGTCGACCGCCCTATGCGCCGCTGGCGATGGTCAAGGCGCTGTATCTACAGGCGTTGTATGATCTGTCGGACCCCGGGCTGGAGGAGGCGCTGCTCGACCGGCTGTCGTTCCGGCGGTTCTGCGGCTTTGCGCTGGATGGCGGCACGCCGGACGAGACGACGCTGTGCCGGTTGACGTGA
- a CDS encoding IS3 family transposase (programmed frameshift) — MKRKQFSEEQIIGILKEAEAGAVVTELCRKHGMSSATYYAWKAKFGGLEVSDAKRLRSLEEENARLKRLLADTMLDNAGLKDLLSKKLVTPAAKRQAVAHLQATLGMSERRACTVVGADRTSMRYRSCRADDGDLRSRLRELAQQRRRFGYRRLHILLRRDGITINRKKTQRLYREEGLTVRRRKGRRRATGSRAPASVLALPNQRWSLDFVHDQLVTGRRFRVLNIVDDVTRECLRAVVDTSISGRRVVRELADLIAERGRPKMIVSDNGTELTSNAVLAWSGDARIEWHYIAPGKPTQNGFVESFNGRMRDELLNETLFFTIGQARSILARWVDDYNNERPHSSLGYATPAAFAAGLEQQRAGLTPPVASPALMRENHGRSLVAAG; from the exons ATGAAGCGGAAGCAGTTTTCGGAAGAGCAGATCATCGGCATCCTGAAGGAGGCCGAGGCGGGTGCGGTGGTGACGGAGCTGTGCCGCAAGCACGGGATGTCGAGCGCGACTTACTATGCGTGGAAGGCGAAGTTCGGCGGCCTGGAGGTGTCCGACGCAAAGCGCCTGCGGTCGCTCGAAGAGGAGAACGCCCGGCTCAAACGGCTACTGGCGGACACGATGCTGGACAATGCGGGGTTGAAAGACCTGCTGTCAAAAAAGT TGGTGACGCCCGCCGCGAAGCGGCAAGCGGTCGCGCATCTCCAGGCGACGCTGGGGATGAGCGAGCGGCGGGCATGCACGGTCGTTGGGGCAGACCGCACGAGCATGCGGTATCGCTCGTGCCGGGCGGATGATGGCGACCTGCGGTCGCGGCTGCGCGAGCTGGCGCAGCAACGCCGACGGTTCGGCTATCGGCGTCTGCACATCCTGCTGCGCCGGGACGGCATCACGATCAACCGCAAGAAGACCCAGCGGCTCTATCGTGAGGAGGGTTTGACGGTCAGGCGCCGGAAGGGACGAAGGCGCGCCACAGGCAGCCGTGCGCCCGCGTCAGTGCTGGCGCTTCCCAACCAGCGCTGGAGTCTGGACTTCGTCCACGACCAGCTCGTGACCGGCCGTCGGTTCCGCGTGCTCAACATCGTCGATGACGTCACGCGCGAATGCCTTCGGGCGGTGGTGGACACGTCGATCTCGGGCCGGCGGGTCGTGCGCGAGCTGGCCGATCTGATCGCCGAGCGTGGCAGGCCGAAGATGATCGTCAGCGACAACGGGACCGAACTGACGTCGAACGCGGTGCTCGCCTGGTCCGGCGATGCCCGCATCGAGTGGCATTACATCGCGCCGGGCAAGCCCACGCAGAACGGGTTCGTCGAGAGCTTTAACGGTCGCATGCGCGACGAGCTGCTCAACGAGACGCTGTTCTTCACCATCGGTCAGGCCCGCTCGATTCTGGCCCGCTGGGTCGACGACTACAACAACGAGCGTCCGCACTCCTCGCTCGGCTACGCCACTCCGGCAGCCTTCGCTGCCGGGCTCGAACAGCAACGGGCGGGGTTAACCCCGCCCGTTGCTTCACCTGCGCTTATGCGCGAAAACCACGGTCGGTCTCTGGTTGCCGCTGGATGA
- a CDS encoding CHC2 zinc finger domain-containing protein, with the protein MSHLSDHRRLARVQSPLVQLVAQTVELETTQAGLRGSCAFHPDPTRGLYVYNGRFYCFSCGTGGDVIDWWMRLYGVDETTAAAHLTRGAPGDSTDEHSEKPC; encoded by the coding sequence ATGTCGCACCTTTCTGACCATCGGCGATTAGCCCGAGTGCAAAGCCCCTTGGTACAATTGGTGGCGCAAACGGTCGAATTGGAGACGACGCAGGCAGGGCTGCGGGGCTCATGCGCTTTCCACCCGGATCCGACTCGTGGCCTCTACGTCTACAACGGGCGCTTTTACTGTTTTTCATGCGGTACCGGCGGAGACGTGATCGACTGGTGGATGCGGCTCTACGGTGTCGACGAGACGACCGCAGCAGCACATCTCACGCGAGGCGCTCCCGGCGACAGCACCGATGAACATAGCGAAAAGCCTTGCTGA
- a CDS encoding 26S protease regulatory subunit: MVKPDVGGLSFDDFGGYDHVVSRAKDLINTQLNRHDELKRIGARPVKGVLFTGLPGTGKTHLARIIANQANADFYSISGPAIVSKWVGDSEGMLRKIFEHAEKSKSGRSIIFFDEIDSIAEARSGNSNESSRKLVAQLLTLMDGFSNRESTTIVIAATNRVDSLDPALTRPGRFDWEIEFGLPGIIDRLEIMRVGMRRIQCDGDLPIFDVALRTHNWSAARLTAIWTEAALIAASDQRSRVAGEDIAQAYERVARRPERDK, encoded by the coding sequence TTGGTAAAGCCGGACGTGGGCGGTCTTTCATTTGATGATTTTGGCGGTTACGACCATGTCGTATCTAGGGCAAAAGATCTGATCAATACGCAACTAAACCGCCACGACGAGCTAAAACGTATTGGCGCGCGCCCCGTGAAGGGAGTTCTGTTTACAGGTTTGCCCGGGACCGGGAAAACCCACCTTGCGCGCATCATCGCGAATCAGGCCAATGCCGATTTCTACAGCATTAGCGGCCCGGCCATCGTGAGCAAATGGGTGGGTGATTCGGAAGGGATGCTCCGAAAGATCTTCGAGCATGCCGAAAAATCCAAGTCAGGTCGATCGATCATATTCTTTGACGAGATCGACAGTATTGCGGAAGCCCGATCCGGTAACAGCAATGAATCTTCTCGAAAACTGGTCGCGCAACTGCTCACGCTTATGGACGGCTTCAGCAATCGCGAAAGCACCACTATCGTGATTGCTGCAACAAACCGCGTAGATTCATTGGATCCGGCATTGACCCGACCGGGTAGGTTTGATTGGGAAATTGAGTTCGGCTTGCCCGGTATAATTGATCGGCTAGAAATCATGCGCGTGGGGATGCGCCGCATTCAATGTGATGGCGACCTGCCGATCTTCGATGTGGCTTTGCGAACGCATAACTGGTCCGCAGCACGCCTAACCGCGATCTGGACCGAGGCTGCCCTCATTGCAGCATCTGACCAGCGAAGCCGGGTCGCTGGCGAAGACATCGCTCAAGCCTATGAACGCGTAGCACGTCGTCCGGAACGGGATAAATAA
- a CDS encoding IS3 family transposase (programmed frameshift), which yields MSVSEIITDGGRRRHWSTPEKLRIVEETLDGRESISVVARRNGVAPNLLYRWRRLMLEGGSVAVAGDDDVTSNRQVREMETRIRELERQLGRKTLEVEILKEALERSRPKKSELAHALAAAGDYPVSLVASTLGVGRSTVYDRLTGTTRTRGPYAKADDTDLLPCIRQIAAQRPTYGYRRIAAVLNRQRRAEGLAPVNHKRVYRIMAADRLLLARRYAERADYGHDGVVVTIRSNLRWCSDGFEFTCWNGEVVRGAFIIDAHDREIISWRAVANAGISGSDVRDIMLEAVETRFGTMRAATPVEMLSDNGSAYTACETRTFARQLGLKPCFTPVRSPQSNGISEAFVHTLKRDYVRVSPLPDALTALTSLAGWIEDYNDNHPHSGLKMRSPREHRALVSATA from the exons ATGTCCGTGTCCGAGATCATCACCGACGGCGGTCGTCGCCGTCACTGGAGCACGCCCGAGAAGCTGAGGATCGTCGAGGAGACGCTCGATGGTCGGGAGAGCATATCGGTGGTGGCGCGCCGCAACGGCGTGGCGCCGAACCTGCTGTACCGTTGGCGGCGGCTGATGCTGGAAGGCGGGAGCGTTGCAGTTGCCGGCGACGACGACGTGACCAGCAACCGGCAGGTCCGCGAGATGGAAACCCGCATCCGCGAACTGGAGCGCCAGCTCGGGCGCAAGACGCTGGAGGTCGAGATACTGAAGGAGGCGCTGGAGCGCTCGCGCC CCAAAAAAAGCGAGCTTGCTCATGCACTCGCCGCTGCCGGAGACTATCCGGTGAGCCTGGTCGCCAGCACGCTCGGGGTCGGGCGTTCGACGGTGTACGACCGCCTGACGGGAACCACCAGGACGCGCGGGCCGTACGCCAAGGCCGACGACACGGATCTGCTGCCCTGCATTCGCCAGATCGCCGCGCAACGGCCAACATACGGCTACCGCCGCATCGCGGCGGTCCTCAATCGGCAGCGGCGCGCCGAAGGACTTGCGCCGGTCAACCACAAGCGCGTCTACCGCATCATGGCGGCGGACCGCCTGCTGCTGGCGCGGCGCTACGCCGAGCGAGCCGACTATGGGCATGACGGCGTCGTAGTGACGATCCGCTCGAACCTGCGCTGGTGCTCCGACGGCTTCGAGTTCACCTGCTGGAACGGTGAGGTCGTGCGCGGTGCCTTCATCATCGACGCCCATGACCGCGAGATCATCTCGTGGCGCGCGGTTGCCAATGCCGGCATCAGCGGCTCGGACGTGCGCGACATCATGCTGGAAGCCGTGGAAACCCGCTTCGGCACCATGCGCGCGGCGACACCGGTCGAGATGCTGTCGGACAACGGTTCGGCCTATACCGCCTGCGAAACACGGACCTTTGCCCGGCAGCTGGGCCTCAAACCCTGCTTCACCCCCGTCCGCAGCCCGCAGTCCAACGGCATCTCGGAGGCCTTCGTCCATACCCTCAAACGGGATTACGTCCGCGTCTCGCCGCTGCCGGACGCACTCACCGCGTTGACATCGCTTGCCGGATGGATCGAGGACTACAACGACAACCACCCCCATTCAGGGCTCAAAATGCGTTCGCCGCGCGAGCATCGCGCACTGGTTTCTGCAACCGCTTGA
- a CDS encoding alpha-ketoglutarate-dependent dioxygenase AlkB, with protein MFRWDGATRSEKSMRVQLFHGDVVVWGGPARQTFRGVDTLRGNGSPAGEFRYNLTFPEVS; from the coding sequence ATGTTTCGGTGGGATGGCGCAACCCGAAGCGAGAAGTCCATGCGCGTGCAGCTGTTTCACGGCGACGTAGTGGTCTGGGGTGGCCCTGCTCGTCAGACGTTCCGTGGTGTGGATACGCTGCGCGGCAACGGTAGTCCGGCAGGCGAATTTCGCTATAACCTTACTTTTCCTGAGGTTAGCTGA
- a CDS encoding site-specific integrase → MDAATIATPNTSLRQRMLQDMKMRGLGEHTQKDYVRHVRRFAAFLGQPPDTATVEDLRRFQLDQHERAVGPATINGAVSALRFLFGITLRRPEMALGLVVLHYAPKLRVVLSVEETARLLEAAPGIKYKAALSVAYGAGLRVSEVAHLKVDDIDSERMIIRVEQGKGRKDRNAMLSPHLLDLLRQWWREGKRRGVMLPHGWLFPGRSGTDPVSARQLHRVVQESAGRAEIHKRVSPHTLRHSFATHLLEQGVDIRVIQVLLGHVNINTTGIYTQVSSKTMRAVASPLDQIVAVMEGRAPPG, encoded by the coding sequence ATGGATGCTGCTACTATCGCCACCCCGAACACTTCGCTCCGCCAGCGTATGCTGCAGGATATGAAGATGCGTGGTCTTGGGGAGCACACGCAGAAGGACTATGTCCGCCACGTTCGGCGCTTTGCCGCATTTCTCGGCCAGCCTCCCGATACCGCTACGGTTGAAGACCTCCGGCGCTTTCAGCTGGATCAGCATGAACGCGCCGTTGGTCCCGCGACCATCAATGGGGCCGTATCGGCACTGCGTTTCTTGTTCGGCATCACCCTCAGGCGACCGGAGATGGCGCTGGGGCTTGTTGTCCTGCATTACGCGCCCAAATTGCGGGTGGTCTTGAGCGTCGAGGAGACCGCGCGGCTGCTCGAGGCGGCGCCAGGCATCAAATACAAAGCGGCCCTCAGCGTGGCCTATGGTGCGGGCCTGCGGGTCTCGGAGGTCGCCCACCTCAAGGTCGATGACATCGACAGCGAGCGCATGATCATCCGCGTCGAGCAGGGCAAGGGGCGCAAGGATCGCAATGCCATGCTTTCACCACACCTGCTGGACCTGCTCCGTCAATGGTGGCGCGAAGGCAAGCGGCGCGGGGTGATGTTGCCCCATGGCTGGCTGTTCCCCGGCCGCAGCGGCACGGATCCGGTCTCGGCTCGCCAGTTGCACCGGGTCGTGCAGGAATCGGCGGGGCGCGCAGAGATCCACAAGCGGGTAAGCCCGCACACATTGCGCCATTCGTTCGCCACCCACCTGCTTGAGCAGGGCGTCGATATTCGGGTCATCCAGGTCTTGCTGGGACACGTGAACATCAACACGACCGGCATCTACACTCAGGTCTCGAGCAAGACCATGCGGGCGGTGGCCAGCCCGCTCGACCAGATCGTTGCCGTGATGGAAGGCAGGGCACCTCCCGGTTGA